Sequence from the bacterium genome:
CCGAGTCGCTCATCTCGGCGGGTCGGATGTCCCATACCATCGTGGCCGTGCCGGTCTTCGCCGGACACGGAGGACCGGTCTACCACTCGGTGATCGTCACCCGGCCAGACGGCCCCCGGACGCTGCTTGCTGCACTGGACACCAGGCTGGCCGTGAACGAGATCGAGTCGTGGTCCGGCTTCCTAGGACTCAAGGCCCATGTCGAGCACTGCCGTCCCGGTTCCTGGTTCACCGATCAGACGGTCACCGGGTCGCATCGGGCCTCGATCCGGGCGGTGGCTGAACGGGAATGTGACGTGGCAAGCATCGACGTCACGATCTGGGACCACGTCGTCGCCACCGAACCCGAAGCGGCCGCCGACCTCCGCACCATCGACCGCACTGTGGACTGGCCGGCCCCACCGTTCAGCTTGACGGCCAACCTGGAACTCGAACAGCGCGACATCGTGACTGCGGCTCTACTCGCGATCAGACCCTCGGACATTGCCTCCTTGGACGGCGTCGCCCCGGCCAACTCCTGTCTCTACCGGGACGTGATGCCTGTCCGGCCACCTGGGATTCCGGTTCGTCGATCCTCGAAGCGCGAGACCCATAACGGAAGTGATCGCAACTGAAGCAACTCCGGGGCGGGTCGGTACCGGCGCCGACGGCCCAGGTTCGCTACGGGTCCACCGCCGGCTCGATGCGGGCGGAAGGGCGGACCTTCTTGCCGTTCAACATCGTTCCGATCGGGGTGTATCTGACCAGGAACTGATAGCTCAACAGAAGGACCGCTGTAACCAGCGCCGAGATCATCAGGAACTTGACCTCTGCCGGAAGGTCCCAGTCGCGTACGACCGCTTGGGCGACCACCACCACCGGAAGGTGGGCGAGGTACAGCCAGTACGAGGAGTCGGAGAGGTAACGGACTCCCCGGCGTTCCCTTGGCAGCAACGCTCGAAATAGCCCGATCAGGCCGAAGCACACCCCCCACGCGTAGGCAACCTGCAGCACCGACGCCACCAGCCAGGAGAACGCCACCTCGCCGAAGGTGACAAACAGTCCGGCGTTCACGCCCGCTGCCTGGCCTTCCCACGCGAAGTGGAGTGCCACCTCGCCGAAGGTGAAAACCAGTCCGGCAGGGAACGCGACCAGGAACGAGATCGGCAGATAAAGCCACCATCGTCCCCCGATCGTGTCGACCAGCAACCTGCCCCTACGTCCCCGGCGCCGGTACATCAGCGCCCCGAAGGTGAAGAAGGTGGCGTAGTAGGCCAGGACGTGGGGAAGCGGAACGAAGCCGTCCGAGGTGTCGGGCCCGAAGACGGGATAGGCGCCACCCCCGCCCATGGACAGCTGCGGCACAATAGTGAGGGGGATCATCGACCACATGACCCACCGGGGCCAGTTTTCTTGCCGAGCGCTTTGGCGGTCCCGGCGGTCCAGCGCCCAGGCGATGATCGCAAACCCTGCCACCAGCCAGAGGAGGAACCAGAGGAACCACAGGTGATAGAAACGTTGGATGGAGGATAGGTCCAGCCCGTCGGCCGAGCCGTTGCCGTCGTCCTGCTCGGCAGCGCCTGCTTCCCAACCCGGGATCTCCGACCACTCCATCCCATCGGGCAGCGGATCCCCGCCTCCGTAGGAAACCAGCAGGTCGGCCGCCTCCGCGTGGCCGAAGTGGAAGGCAACCCCGAGGGGTGTCTCCCCCTCCGAGGCGGTGGCGACGGGCGCTGGCTCCGCTCCGCGAGACAGGAGCAGGTCCAGCATCTCGGTATCGCCACCGAAGGCAGCGGCGTGGAGAAGTGTCCACCCACCCGGCTCCCCCCGGAGGTCGACATCGAAGCCTCTGTCCAGCAGTTGCTCCACCCCGGAAACATCACCGGCGAAGACCTTGCCCCAGATGTCATCGTCCTCCACCAGCGCCGCGGGTGCGGACCCGGCCGCCCAGTCACCGACGAACGTGGTCAGCGGGACGATCGTCAACAGGCCGAGCAAGAGCGGGAGCGCCACCCGACGAAGCCGGTGGTTCAGGAGGGCGCCGAGCCCCCGGCGCTGCCACAGCAGGGCGGTGAAGAACCCGCTCATCAGGAAGAACACGGGCATCCGGAACCCATGGACGGCCCACAGGAACTCGTCGAACAGCCCGTCGAACGCCGACCTGCGGTCCTGGACCCACCACGGCGCGGGGAAGAAGGCCAGCGAAGCGTGGAGGCAGATGCCCAGCAGCATGGCGAAACCCCGCAGCGCGTCGAGGTCGTACCGGCGACGCTCCCCGGAAGGCAATGGCGACGAAGGACGTTCCACTGGGGTCAAAGAGTCAACCCGAAGGGTCGGGGCGCCCGAGGATAGGCGGTAGTGGAACTCCCCGTGAGTTCCTCCCCCGGATCATGGTAAACGCCGCTACCAATCGCCCCATCGGGTCCCGATGGTTCTCGTCGGTGGATCCTGCTCGTCGGCACTGGGGAACGGAACGTAATCGGTCTGTCCGGCCGACGCCCTGTGTGTCTGGACAAAAGGCATGTAACGGCTGCAGCATCCGAGAGCCACGATCACCGGAAGAGTCGAAGAGTCGCGCGAACCTCTTCCTCAGACGATCCCCTCATCGCCCGCCAGGCGCTCGACAACGGCTCGCTGGTCGCCATCCAGGTACGGAGGGCTCCCCGCAATTGTGTTGAGGCGGGCGTGGTCTCGCTTGGTTGTGGCGGGTATGACTACATGGACGCGGCTGTCGGACAGCACCCATTTGAGTAGCGCCTCCGACCAGGAACGGACTCCCAGCCGTTCGATCTCGGATGGATCGGGTGGGTGGAGAAGCGCCCCTTCCGCGAAGGGCCGCATGACGATGACGCCGAGGCCGAGTTCTTCTGCGAGCGGGAGGACTCTCTGTTCAACAACCCGCTCCCATGGATTGTATGGGATCTGGATAGCGTCGATGCGGCCGGTATTCATGACCACCTCGAGTTCATCGAATGCTCCCTGATCCAGATGGGTCGCTCCTATCAGCCCGATCCGACCCCGGTCTCGTTCCTCCTCGAGAAACGAGAGGTGGGCTCTCCACGCGACGAGGTTGTGCACCTGCTCCAAGTCGATCCGCCCGAACAGTTCGACCTGGCGAGCGAACTGCCGGCGTCCCTCGGTCTGGGATGGTGTCCATATCTTGGTGGCGACGATGCTCTCGCTCCGGTAGTCGGCCAGCGCTCTCGACAGGACCGCTTCCGAGCGCCCGTACATCGGAGAGGTGTCGAAGAGGCGGGTTCCTCCGCCGAAGGTCTCCGCCACGACGTCGGAGGCAGTGGCCTGGCGAGAGGCCGGAAGATCGAAGGTTGACCATGTACCCAGACCTACGACGGGGACCTCCAGGCCGGTGGAACCGAAGGCTCGTATCTCCATGGCTAGCAACCGGGGAAGGCCACGTTGAACTCACGCCCGAGGGCCTCGAGCAGGGCGAGGTCGCCAGATGCGATCGGGATTTCCATGCGACGCCGGGAGGCCACCCGTGCCTCACGTTCTCCGGGGACCAGAAACGGCGACACGTTCTCCGCTCTCGCCGCTGTATGCACCGTATCCGTCAGTTCCTCGACACGAGAAACGAAACCCGCCGTGCTTGCCACTGCCCCGACGCTGATCGCCAGGATGAACTGACCAAGATGCTGGGGCTCCCGGCCGGATGGATCGGCACTTATCGATGGGCTTGTTCGTGCCCCTGCTAAACATCCGGCCAACGTGTCGATCATGAAGGCAAGCCCGAATCCCTTGTGTTCTGCGAAGGGCAGCAGACTGCCGGCAAGAGCGCGTTCGGGATCATCGGTCGGCTCTCCATCGGGTCCTATCGCCCATCCCAGCGGGAGGCGGTTTCCTGCTCTGCCAGCGGCTCGAACCCGACCGAGCGCGACCACACTCGTGGCGATATCGAGTGAGGGGGCGACATCTTCAGGGCCCGCCGGGACGGCGATCGCCAATGGATTGGTACCGAGAATCGGGCCTAGAGCTCCCCGTGGCGCCAGACCGGGGTCGCTGTTCGAGAACACGATGGCCGCGCAGCCTCGACGAACGGCCTGCTCCGAATACACGGACGCGGCGCCGAAGTGGTTCGATCGTCGAACCAGGACGACGGCGGCACCGCTGCTCTCTGCCTTCTCACAGCAAAGGTCGGTTGCGATCGTGGCCGCGTATGGTCCGAGTGCGTTTCGAGCGTTGACTACCAACGCACCCGGAAGGTTCTCGATGATCTCGGGTTTCGCCTGCCCATCGATTGCCCCGCTTCTCAGCCGGGGCAGATACAACCTGAGCAGGACTAGACCGTGCGTATCCAGGCCGCGTAGGTTGGCGTCAACCAGCGCGGTTGCCGTTGCCTCTGCTGCCGGAAGGGAGGCTCCCGCAGAGCGTAAGACCTCATTCGCCCATCTGTGCAACACCGACGGTGGAAGCCGTCGAACCTCAGTCATCGAGAACAGCTTCTGTCGCCTCTGAATTGTTCCGCCGACGGCCACAGGCAGTCCGCGGAACGAACTCCGGGGATACCCACCTTCTCGTAGGATTCCCGCCGAGCCCCTGTCTGTGACTCACGCGATGACGTGACGGGATACACAGCTTCAGGCAGGGGATTCCAACTGCGTTGATCGAAATCTGTATCCGAGCGATTGAAGAACGTTTATCGCCCCTGCCGGATGGCCTATACTTGACACTATCCTCATCTGTGGTGGTTGGAGCTAGGAGACGTTCACCCGGGCCGCGCCGAGGGACATGGTCAGCTAGTATGTCAAGATAACCAACTCTTGTCGGGCTCATCCTCCGTACTCATTCACGTACAATCCTGCTCTCAAGAGAGCTTCACATACCAACGCTGCACGCCGGACTTTCTCGCGGGTTACCCTCCGGGCGATAGGCTCGAGATGGGCTCCGTATGGATACAAGTTCGGAGCGTTTAGTAGTCCGAACTTGAGATGCACAGGAGCAGCCGCCTCCACGAGAGCAGCAGCATCTCGATAGCGGAGTCCTCCCGATAAGTCAGAAGAGATCTCCATGTAAATGTCGAGAGTAGTTGAGCTTGAGAGCAGGGAGCGCATCGCCGCCAGATCATCGATGGTCGACGAACCGGACACATTGATACTTGTAGCCCCAAGTCTCTCATATAGCGCGGCCGCGGCAGCATTCATTGGAGCTATGGCTACGGATGTCTTGAAGGCGAGTCCGCACAGATCGCCGCTCGTACGCAATGTGTTCGCAGCATCGAGAAGACCTAGATCAGCTAGGAGAACTCCATCAACTCCCCATTCAGAGCATCGATGGAGTTCTTCTATAGCATCGTGGAACGCTACTTCACCTCGCAACTGCTCACCGGCACCCTGGTCAACAAGAGTCTCGAACGAATTGCGCGACGATATGAACGAGTAGACGTCAATGCCGTGCCCATGCGCTTGGCCTAGCATCTCATTGCGTTCACTATCCGTCAGCATACGGGTTCCACCACCCATCGATACGCGGTGGATAGGAACAGTCCGTCGTTTCGCCTCTTCGAGAAGTTCTTGAAGCAACGCGGGATGTTCAATCGACGGGAACTCGAATGAAACTTCGCGTAAATCCCTCATGTCATCAATCTGTGCGGGGATAGGGGCCGTTCGTGGACCGACCATCCAGGGCGGGCGTTGTCGACATGCTACTCCTCATAGGACTCGTTGACCGTTGACGGATACAAGCCACCAGCCACCAGCCACAAGCCACTAGCTAGGTTCCTTGAACAAACGACTTGGAAACCTTCGCGGCGACACCTCCTCCCCAGTAGTAGCCGACGCTGACCTCGCCCACCTGGGAGAGCAGGCTCAATGCCTCCCAGCTCACCCAGCCGTAGCTTTTCTCCAGCCACACGGCGAGCCGGCTGAACGCTAGGCCCACCGCTTCATCGAGCGGTCTCCCACATGCTATAGCCATCAACTCGCGATCCGTCTCGATCCGCGGCCACCGCAGTTCGATGGCCTTCTCCAGATCGATGACGATCCGGCTTCGTGCGGGCATCTCCAGTGCGATACCGCTCACCTCGCCGGCACCCTGTGCGGCGTGACAATCCCCCAGGTATAGGAATCCACCGGGAACGAACACAGGCAGCATGACGGTCGCCCCCGGTGCTACCTCGCGGATGTCCATGTTGCCCCCGTAGTCGCCTGCTTGAACTGTCGTCGGGGCCCCCATCGCCGGAGCACAGGCGATCAGTCCGATCATCGGGCGGTACGGGATGGTCAAGTCCTTGCTCCAGCGGATCACGCCATCCACGATCTGGCAGATTCGCGTCATATCCGGGATTGGCGACGGGAGTGAGGTCACAACAGGCGGAGCGGGAAGTACATAAGTAGCGCACTGGCCGATAAGCGGCTCGATATCGACGATCCGCACGCGTAGCGAGTCCCCCGGTTCAGCCCCGTTCACAGCGATCGGCCCGGCCACGGGATCACTGAGCGGCAACGCCACACGGTCCCGGACGTCGCCGGGTACCCGAACCTGCCCGGAGAACGCGTCTTCGGTCTCCACCACCACGCTGTCCCCCGGATCGATAGTCACGACAGGCTCCCGGAGTCGGCTTATCTCATAGATCAGCGGGCCCAGGCGTATGACGTGCTCGGCCACGCTCAGGGCTCCGGACTCAGGGAGGCAAACTGCCTTTCGTCACTTCGATAGCTATCCCGTAACTCAGCCACACGAGCCTCGAGTTGCTCGCACTCCGGTCCGCACAAGAGGCGCTCCTCCGGTGCGCCAGTCCTCCAACCGCGCCCGGCCACCATCGCACCGCACGCCGAGCAAGCCAGTATCTCTGTCTCGTAAAGAGGCCGACCGAGGGTGACCCAGTTTCCACTCACGGTGCTGGTACCGACTGGTGATCGGGGGCAATCCGGACGCCGTAGTAACGGAGGGCCGCCTCAGGAGTTACGAATCCGTCGGCAACGTCCGCTTCGACAAGCGCGGGACTTCGACTCATCGGCGGACCGTATCCTCCCCCACCCGCAGTCCGCAGCAAGACGCAATCACCTTCCTTGAGCTTGATTCCGGAGTACTTGCTGTTCGAGACCGTACCGAACAGGTCTTGCACCGTTGCCCACTCATCAGTTCCGCGCAGTCGCATGAAGGTGGCGGTGCTCGAGCCGGGTGATCCTCCAAAGAGACCCCATGCCTGCGTCGTCATCCGATCGGTGAATTCGGCTACGGTCAGTTCGGGGGATAGAACCTCGAACATGCGCTCACACGCGAGGCCGCCCCGCGTCTGGCCGGCGCCTCCGGAGTCAGGGATGAGCCGGAGCCATCCAATTCGAATTGGAAACCGTGTCTCGAAGATCTCGATCGGTGTGTTGCGGCAATTGCCGTTGATCACGTTCTGCGAGTTGTTGCCGTTTCCCACTGCGGTCCCACCCCAGCCGATCCCTTCGATGTGGTAGTTGGTGAAGTACTCGCCCGTCTTGGGATGCCAGCCGCCGAAGAGGAAGCTACAGCTGTTGCCGCCGGAACTCGCCGCCACGCGGTCAGGTATAGCGGGCGCCAGAGCCGCGAGGATCAGATCGACCACGCGGGGATGTATCTCGGAGTTGCCACCGACCGACGGCCCCGGAGGCTGGACGTTGACGATGCTGCCGGGACGGGTGAGGACGTGGATCGGCCGGTAGCAGCCGGCGTTCTTGGGAATCGTGGGATCGGTCACTTGGAGCATCGCGTTGTAGGCTGCTGACATCGTGGAACCGAAGGTCATGTTGCACGGTCCCTGAGCCTGATCGTCGCTCTCTCGAAAGTCGAAGATGATGTCGCTTCCGTCGACGAAGGCCCTGACACGGATCCAATAGGGCTTGTCCGGCACCACGCCGTCGTCCTCAACCACGTCTTCCCACAGATACTCGCCGTCGGGAATCGCCCCGATCTCCTCTCGCATCCGCCTTTCCGAATAATCGAACAGAGCATCATTGATCGAGGCGATACGCTCGGTTCCGTAGCGCTCGAATAGGGACTGGAGTCGTTGCTCACCGACATTCAGAGCACCGACCATCGCATGCAGATCGCCCCACGTGCTCCGCGGCGTCCGGTGGTTCATGAGGATCAGCTTCCACACGTCCTCATTCCGCTCGCCGCGCTCCATCAACTTGACGGGCGGCAGCCGTAGGCCTTCCTGGTACACGTCCATTGCATCGGCTGCGAACCCTCCAGGTGCTTTCCCGCCGACTTCGGCCATGTGCGCGATGGTCGCTGCAAATGCGACGAGTTCGCCTTTGAAGAAGACAGGCTTCATCACCATGTGCTCAGGTATGTGGCAGCCCCCACGATAGGGATCGTTGTGGATCACCACGTCTCCCTCGCTGAAGGCCACGATGCCCAATTCTTCGATGCAACTGGACACGACGAAGTTGATGGCGCCGATCTGTGCCGGGCAGAACTCCCCGGTTCCTATTGCTCGCCCCTCGGCATCGAAGACGACGCAGGAAAAGTCGAGTCCTTCATTGAAGATCGTGGAGAAAGAGGTTCTCATCATGGCTACGCCCATCTCTTGACAGACGTTGCGGAGATAGTTGCTCACGACCGTCATGGTCACCGTGTCCACTCGTTCGGTCATGGTTACCCCCTTTCCATGAGGATGCTGCCGCGCCCCGTCAGACGCGCCGCCCAGCCTGGACTCACAAGGATTGTCGAGTCCGGCTCGTCGATGACAGCCGGCCCCACGACTTCGGTGACACTCGCGCGCCCATAGACCGGAACCCCCAACTCCGTACTCCCTCCGAAAGTGATGGCTCGCTCGGACCTCGAACCGTGCGAGCCGGAGCCATCTTGATAGGCGAAGTCGATACCCAGCGCTGCATCGTAGGGTTCCAGAGCGGTAACCCGGCAATGAACCAACTCGACCGGATCGGATGGAAACGAATAGCCGTAGGCTGCTTCATGTGCCCGGTCGAACTCAACCCGCAGCCGCGCCAGAAACCCGGGTGCCAAGTCGGCGCCGAGATGTATCTCATGCTCGTGGTTCTGAAGGTAGTAGCGGCACGATCCGAACAGTGACACCCGCTCCGAGCCCGTTGCGCCATCCCTGTACAACTGGTTGGTGACATCGACCACAGACTCCTCCAAGTCAGCCCGCAGAACCGTTTCGCTGATGTCGTCGAGTCGCTTGCCGATGCTCCAGACCCGATCGGTGCGCAAGCGTGCGATCGCGGCGCCGAACGCGGAGCAGAGACCTGGATTGGGCGGAACCACTATCCGCCGGATTCCGACCGCATCGGCTACTCCACACGCATGAAGGGGCCCGGCGCCCCCGAACGCTATGAGCGCGAAGTCCCGAGGGTCGACGCCGCGCTCGATCGTGACGAGGCGAATGGCGTTCGCCATATTCTCGTCGGCAACGGCCACCACGGCGGTGGCAGCCTCGACGGTCGAGACTTGCAGCCGCCCAGCAAGTTCTGCGACCGTATCGAAAGCCGCTTGCGGTTCGAGCTCGACCTTACCGCCGAGGAAGTAGTTCGGATTCAGCCGGCCCAGGACCAGGTTTGCATCGGTTACGGTGGGCTTCGATCCGCCAAGCCCATAGCATGCCGGACCCGGCCTTGCTCCCGCGCTGCGAGGGCCGACCTGGAGAAGGCCGCCGGTGTCTACCGCCGCTATCGATCCGCCACCTGCACCGATCGTGTGCACATCGACGACGGGAGTGACCACCGGCAGACCCCACTCGACTTCGTATTCGTTTATGTGCCCCACTTGACCATCGCTTACGAGCCCGATATCCGTACTCGTGCCACCCATGTCGAACGTGATCGCGAGTGGCTCACTCTCGGCCGCGGCAAAATACGCTCCCCCGACCACTCCACCGGCGAGACCCGAGAGGATCGTTGTTACCGGCTTCGGCGCAACGGTGGAGACGTCGCCGGTGCCACCGTTCGACTTGAGGATGGTGAGCGGCGAGCCATCCAGAAACCGGCTCGTCTCGGTGGCCAGATCGTCGAAGTAGCGAGACATCAGCGGCTTGATGTATGCGTCGGTGAGAACCGTGCTCGTCCGCTCGTACTCTCTCCACACGGGGCTCACCTCGCTCGAGATGGAGACCGGTGTGTCGGGAAGGGCTCGACGAAGGCGACGGCCCAGAAGTTGCTCGTGTGCATCGTTCGCGTAGCTGAAGAGAAGGCAGATGGCTATCGCGTCGATCTCGCCGGCCGACACCAGGTCTTCCATGCGTGCGACCACCGACGACACGGTCTCCTCTGCGAGCGGTAGCACGACTTCGCCCTCGGATCCGATACGCTCGCGAACTCCGTAACATCGACGCTTCGCGACGAGCGGATCGGGCTTCTGCCACAGCAAGTCGTATGCGCGAGGTCTGTTGATACGTTGTATGTAGGCGATGTCTTCGAAGCCTTCGGTCGTCAGGAGACATAGCCGTGCGCCGCTGCGCTGCAGAACTGCGTTGGTGGCGACGGTGGTGCCGTGGACAAGGCGGGCGATTCGACGTGACTCGAGACGTTCGAGGGACTCGGCCACGGCGACGACCGGCCTCGACGGAGTCGAGGGGACCTTTGCAA
This genomic interval carries:
- a CDS encoding hydantoinase/oxoprolinase family protein, producing MLSPSSTESATSRRFTGVDSGGTFTDMVAIDIGSGTIQVAKVPSTPSRPVVAVAESLERLESRRIARLVHGTTVATNAVLQRSGARLCLLTTEGFEDIAYIQRINRPRAYDLLWQKPDPLVAKRRCYGVRERIGSEGEVVLPLAEETVSSVVARMEDLVSAGEIDAIAICLLFSYANDAHEQLLGRRLRRALPDTPVSISSEVSPVWREYERTSTVLTDAYIKPLMSRYFDDLATETSRFLDGSPLTILKSNGGTGDVSTVAPKPVTTILSGLAGGVVGGAYFAAAESEPLAITFDMGGTSTDIGLVSDGQVGHINEYEVEWGLPVVTPVVDVHTIGAGGGSIAAVDTGGLLQVGPRSAGARPGPACYGLGGSKPTVTDANLVLGRLNPNYFLGGKVELEPQAAFDTVAELAGRLQVSTVEAATAVVAVADENMANAIRLVTIERGVDPRDFALIAFGGAGPLHACGVADAVGIRRIVVPPNPGLCSAFGAAIARLRTDRVWSIGKRLDDISETVLRADLEESVVDVTNQLYRDGATGSERVSLFGSCRYYLQNHEHEIHLGADLAPGFLARLRVEFDRAHEAAYGYSFPSDPVELVHCRVTALEPYDAALGIDFAYQDGSGSHGSRSERAITFGGSTELGVPVYGRASVTEVVGPAVIDEPDSTILVSPGWAARLTGRGSILMERG
- a CDS encoding aldo/keto reductase codes for the protein MEIRAFGSTGLEVPVVGLGTWSTFDLPASRQATASDVVAETFGGGTRLFDTSPMYGRSEAVLSRALADYRSESIVATKIWTPSQTEGRRQFARQVELFGRIDLEQVHNLVAWRAHLSFLEEERDRGRIGLIGATHLDQGAFDELEVVMNTGRIDAIQIPYNPWERVVEQRVLPLAEELGLGVIVMRPFAEGALLHPPDPSEIERLGVRSWSEALLKWVLSDSRVHVVIPATTKRDHARLNTIAGSPPYLDGDQRAVVERLAGDEGIV
- a CDS encoding hydantoinase B/oxoprolinase family protein, encoding MTERVDTVTMTVVSNYLRNVCQEMGVAMMRTSFSTIFNEGLDFSCVVFDAEGRAIGTGEFCPAQIGAINFVVSSCIEELGIVAFSEGDVVIHNDPYRGGCHIPEHMVMKPVFFKGELVAFAATIAHMAEVGGKAPGGFAADAMDVYQEGLRLPPVKLMERGERNEDVWKLILMNHRTPRSTWGDLHAMVGALNVGEQRLQSLFERYGTERIASINDALFDYSERRMREEIGAIPDGEYLWEDVVEDDGVVPDKPYWIRVRAFVDGSDIIFDFRESDDQAQGPCNMTFGSTMSAAYNAMLQVTDPTIPKNAGCYRPIHVLTRPGSIVNVQPPGPSVGGNSEIHPRVVDLILAALAPAIPDRVAASSGGNSCSFLFGGWHPKTGEYFTNYHIEGIGWGGTAVGNGNNSQNVINGNCRNTPIEIFETRFPIRIGWLRLIPDSGGAGQTRGGLACERMFEVLSPELTVAEFTDRMTTQAWGLFGGSPGSSTATFMRLRGTDEWATVQDLFGTVSNSKYSGIKLKEGDCVLLRTAGGGGYGPPMSRSPALVEADVADGFVTPEAALRYYGVRIAPDHQSVPAP
- a CDS encoding PhnD/SsuA/transferrin family substrate-binding protein, which translates into the protein MNTPVEAPLRAATYLGDNTVAIMADLVRYLSEATGIEVVIDRTVGRSTAAARQEAPNLDLVWMCGYMTESLISAGRMSHTIVAVPVFAGHGGPVYHSVIVTRPDGPRTLLAALDTRLAVNEIESWSGFLGLKAHVEHCRPGSWFTDQTVTGSHRASIRAVAERECDVASIDVTIWDHVVATEPEAAADLRTIDRTVDWPAPPFSLTANLELEQRDIVTAALLAIRPSDIASLDGVAPANSCLYRDVMPVRPPGIPVRRSSKRETHNGSDRN
- a CDS encoding Ldh family oxidoreductase, translated to MTEVRRLPPSVLHRWANEVLRSAGASLPAAEATATALVDANLRGLDTHGLVLLRLYLPRLRSGAIDGQAKPEIIENLPGALVVNARNALGPYAATIATDLCCEKAESSGAAVVLVRRSNHFGAASVYSEQAVRRGCAAIVFSNSDPGLAPRGALGPILGTNPLAIAVPAGPEDVAPSLDIATSVVALGRVRAAGRAGNRLPLGWAIGPDGEPTDDPERALAGSLLPFAEHKGFGLAFMIDTLAGCLAGARTSPSISADPSGREPQHLGQFILAISVGAVASTAGFVSRVEELTDTVHTAARAENVSPFLVPGEREARVASRRRMEIPIASGDLALLEALGREFNVAFPGC
- a CDS encoding acetamidase/formamidase family protein; this translates as MAEHVIRLGPLIYEISRLREPVVTIDPGDSVVVETEDAFSGQVRVPGDVRDRVALPLSDPVAGPIAVNGAEPGDSLRVRIVDIEPLIGQCATYVLPAPPVVTSLPSPIPDMTRICQIVDGVIRWSKDLTIPYRPMIGLIACAPAMGAPTTVQAGDYGGNMDIREVAPGATVMLPVFVPGGFLYLGDCHAAQGAGEVSGIALEMPARSRIVIDLEKAIELRWPRIETDRELMAIACGRPLDEAVGLAFSRLAVWLEKSYGWVSWEALSLLSQVGEVSVGYYWGGGVAAKVSKSFVQGT
- a CDS encoding acyltransferase family protein → MERPSSPLPSGERRRYDLDALRGFAMLLGICLHASLAFFPAPWWVQDRRSAFDGLFDEFLWAVHGFRMPVFFLMSGFFTALLWQRRGLGALLNHRLRRVALPLLLGLLTIVPLTTFVGDWAAGSAPAALVEDDDIWGKVFAGDVSGVEQLLDRGFDVDLRGEPGGWTLLHAAAFGGDTEMLDLLLSRGAEPAPVATASEGETPLGVAFHFGHAEAADLLVSYGGGDPLPDGMEWSEIPGWEAGAAEQDDGNGSADGLDLSSIQRFYHLWFLWFLLWLVAGFAIIAWALDRRDRQSARQENWPRWVMWSMIPLTIVPQLSMGGGGAYPVFGPDTSDGFVPLPHVLAYYATFFTFGALMYRRRGRRGRLLVDTIGGRWWLYLPISFLVAFPAGLVFTFGEVALHFAWEGQAAGVNAGLFVTFGEVAFSWLVASVLQVAYAWGVCFGLIGLFRALLPRERRGVRYLSDSSYWLYLAHLPVVVVAQAVVRDWDLPAEVKFLMISALVTAVLLLSYQFLVRYTPIGTMLNGKKVRPSARIEPAVDP